A section of the Thermotoga caldifontis AZM44c09 genome encodes:
- a CDS encoding ABC transporter ATP-binding protein, whose protein sequence is MALLKIESLTVRFGGLVAVDSFSMIVQKGTIHSLIGPNGAGKTTVFNAITRAVKVHSGSIELDGVELTRVPPHRIVSMGVARTFQNVAVFKYLTVLDNLYLGYHHRIEGGLLNDLVFTKRRLVQSYEMYREALEIADFLNLKSRLLSYAGTIPYFHQKLVEIGRALMAKPKLLLLDEPAAGLNEVETDQLVNIIRRIRDELGITVLLIEHDMRVVMDISDMVTVMDFGKKISEGLPQEVQKDPKVISAYLGEIQSA, encoded by the coding sequence TTGGCGCTGTTGAAGATAGAATCGCTCACGGTTCGCTTCGGTGGCCTCGTGGCAGTGGACAGCTTTTCAATGATCGTTCAAAAAGGAACGATTCATTCCCTCATCGGACCCAACGGGGCTGGAAAGACGACAGTTTTCAACGCGATAACTCGCGCCGTGAAGGTTCATTCTGGAAGTATTGAACTCGACGGTGTCGAGCTGACGCGTGTTCCACCGCATCGGATCGTTTCAATGGGTGTTGCGAGGACCTTCCAGAACGTCGCCGTGTTCAAGTACCTCACCGTGCTGGACAACCTTTACCTTGGATACCACCACAGGATCGAGGGAGGATTGCTGAACGATCTGGTCTTTACGAAACGCAGGCTCGTTCAAAGTTACGAGATGTACAGAGAAGCTTTAGAAATTGCGGATTTTCTCAATCTGAAGAGTCGATTGCTGAGCTATGCGGGTACCATACCTTACTTCCATCAAAAACTGGTAGAGATAGGCCGCGCTTTGATGGCGAAACCCAAACTGTTGCTTCTGGACGAACCTGCCGCCGGACTCAACGAAGTGGAGACGGATCAGCTCGTGAACATCATAAGGCGCATCAGGGATGAGCTGGGGATCACCGTTCTACTCATCGAGCATGACATGCGTGTGGTGATGGATATTTCTGACATGGTGACCGTGATGGATTTCGGAAAGAAGATCTCTGAGGGTCTTCCACAAGAGGTTCAAAAAGATCCAAAGGTGATAAGCGCTTATCTGGGAGAGATCCAGAGTGCTTGA
- a CDS encoding ABC transporter ATP-binding protein, whose product MLEVRNVTVTYGPVVAVKNVSLRVEKNSIVAILGANGSGKTSLLHAIVGLNKIASGEILFDGERIDRFEAHEVVKRGLVLCPDNRMVFQKMTVLENLLAGAYLRKEDLSQDLDFVFNLFPRLRERLKQKAGTLSGGERQMLAIARALMAKPKLFMLDEPSTGLAPNLVSEIMKAIKQINELGITILLVEQSAYAALRIAHYAYVLQTGRLVMEGPSEQLIKDSSVIQSYLGGR is encoded by the coding sequence GTGCTTGAGGTCAGGAACGTGACCGTCACGTATGGTCCTGTGGTCGCCGTGAAGAATGTTTCTCTGAGGGTGGAGAAGAACTCCATCGTGGCGATCCTCGGAGCGAACGGCTCGGGGAAAACGTCCCTGCTCCATGCGATCGTTGGATTGAACAAGATCGCTTCGGGCGAAATACTCTTCGATGGCGAACGTATCGACAGATTCGAGGCGCACGAGGTCGTCAAGCGTGGTCTGGTTCTCTGTCCCGATAACAGGATGGTCTTTCAAAAGATGACCGTGCTGGAAAACTTACTTGCCGGTGCCTATCTCAGAAAGGAAGATCTGTCTCAAGATCTTGATTTCGTCTTCAACCTGTTTCCAAGACTCAGGGAACGTTTGAAGCAGAAGGCAGGAACCCTTTCGGGAGGAGAACGGCAGATGCTCGCCATCGCCAGGGCGCTGATGGCGAAACCGAAACTATTCATGCTCGACGAACCATCCACGGGGCTCGCACCGAATCTGGTGAGCGAGATCATGAAGGCGATAAAGCAGATAAACGAGCTCGGCATAACGATCCTTCTGGTCGAACAGAGTGCCTACGCAGCCCTGAGGATCGCCCATTACGCTTACGTGCTCCAAACCGGCAGACTGGTCATGGAAGGACCCTCTGAACAGCTCATCAAGGACAGTTCGGTGATTCAAAGCTATCTGGGGGGAAGATGA
- a CDS encoding branched-chain amino acid ABC transporter permease, giving the protein MLLNRIVLGLSSGSFYSLAAIGIVLIFKVTGLMNFAYGNMAMFMAYVTYTLVSLGLGPWPALAVVIAVSMLFGYVVERFTLRPLRKLSHGSMLIVTFGLLMILEGLATQIWGTQYKSLPELITGRPFILRGNFGIVVFRRQDLLLFAVLAIVSLTIFLLYRFTKIGIAMRAVSENEKAAQLMGINPNRVISYSWMVGTAIGTLVAVLGAPRTYVAPTMMIYYQLQGFTAAVLGGFDSLLGAVCGGLALGVIENLIGGYISNELKTTLSLAIIVVILLIRPQGMFGSEEIRRV; this is encoded by the coding sequence GTGCTTCTGAACAGGATCGTTCTTGGATTGTCGAGTGGAAGCTTCTATTCGCTCGCGGCGATCGGTATCGTGCTCATCTTCAAGGTGACAGGCTTGATGAACTTCGCGTACGGGAACATGGCCATGTTCATGGCGTACGTCACGTACACGCTGGTTTCGTTGGGGCTCGGTCCCTGGCCCGCACTCGCCGTTGTGATAGCCGTCAGCATGCTCTTCGGTTACGTTGTGGAACGTTTCACCCTGAGGCCTCTGCGGAAGCTTTCGCACGGTTCCATGCTCATAGTCACCTTCGGACTGCTCATGATCTTAGAAGGACTCGCGACGCAGATATGGGGCACGCAGTACAAATCGTTGCCAGAACTGATAACTGGCAGACCCTTCATCTTGAGGGGTAACTTCGGCATAGTCGTGTTCAGAAGGCAGGATTTGCTTTTGTTCGCAGTCCTCGCCATCGTTTCACTGACGATTTTTCTTCTGTACAGGTTCACCAAGATAGGCATCGCGATGCGAGCCGTCTCGGAGAACGAGAAAGCGGCCCAGCTCATGGGCATCAATCCGAACAGGGTGATCAGTTATTCATGGATGGTTGGAACTGCCATCGGAACACTGGTAGCCGTGCTCGGTGCTCCGAGAACTTACGTTGCTCCGACGATGATGATCTACTACCAGCTGCAGGGCTTCACCGCGGCCGTTCTGGGCGGTTTCGACAGTCTGTTGGGAGCCGTGTGCGGAGGGCTCGCACTGGGCGTGATAGAGAATCTGATCGGTGGTTACATAAGCAACGAGCTGAAGACGACGCTCTCTCTGGCGATCATCGTGGTCATACTCTTGATCAGACCTCAGGGTATGTTCGGCAGTGAAGAGATCAGGAGAGTGTGA
- a CDS encoding alpha/beta fold hydrolase yields MKWLLLVVLFALPFLPRISGFVLTLLNLTLIYSIAAMGLNLIMGYAGQISIGHAAFMSVGAYTSAILVQRFSVPIPFSILTAVVLGAIFGMVLGFPALRLKGFYLAIVTMGFVVAIEQLFGAWEKFTGGHIGMRNIRLFGSDTVSYYVNLLILLACFYLFRLIVTGKTGRALAAIRENELVARIFGVNLTYHKVVAFSVGSAFAALAGALYAHTIGYIAPSLFGLSKSLDLLAMVVIGGLALEIGPFFGAALYTVLPFLFSRSGFSLSIIFGSILIITVLFMPRGIAYYAMNFWLMWGELPIVWLKRRLGKPAGKFVETSLGRIHYVEAGEGRPLICIHGNFGSLRWFEPILGKIQNFKTIALDLPNFGFSDRNTPSIEAYTKAVEAFIEKLNLKDVVVLAHSLGGAVGMKLALERPDLVKALILVDPCPIDGLPTPTENLAYLEFYKRNRSILRRSLYGLLKIVKDRKFVEQLVDDALRMNPDAVYAHAEELAKFNLTDRVDNYRVKTLVVWGDMDPLLTREQMEKTAKCLNAEFVVFNNLGHTPFVEAPVVFLERVESFLKGV; encoded by the coding sequence ATGAAATGGTTACTGCTCGTTGTCCTTTTTGCGTTGCCGTTCTTGCCAAGGATCAGTGGCTTCGTGTTGACCTTGTTGAACCTGACGCTGATCTATTCCATAGCGGCGATGGGTCTGAATTTGATCATGGGCTATGCCGGACAGATCTCGATAGGTCATGCGGCTTTCATGAGCGTTGGTGCCTACACTTCTGCGATCCTCGTGCAACGTTTCTCCGTACCCATTCCTTTCTCGATCCTCACCGCCGTAGTCCTCGGAGCGATCTTCGGCATGGTTTTAGGTTTCCCTGCGTTGAGATTGAAGGGCTTTTACCTGGCGATAGTGACGATGGGATTCGTCGTGGCGATCGAGCAGCTCTTCGGCGCCTGGGAGAAGTTCACCGGCGGGCACATCGGAATGAGAAACATCAGGCTCTTCGGGAGCGACACGGTGAGTTACTATGTCAACCTCTTGATCCTTCTGGCCTGTTTCTATCTGTTCCGGCTCATCGTCACAGGGAAAACGGGGAGGGCGCTCGCGGCGATCAGGGAAAACGAATTGGTCGCTCGCATCTTCGGTGTCAACCTGACCTATCACAAAGTCGTAGCGTTCAGTGTGGGCTCCGCGTTCGCGGCGCTCGCCGGGGCGCTCTACGCACACACGATAGGTTACATAGCCCCGAGCCTCTTTGGTCTTTCCAAATCCCTGGATCTGCTCGCGATGGTGGTGATCGGTGGCTTAGCCTTAGAGATCGGACCGTTTTTTGGTGCGGCGCTGTACACCGTACTTCCCTTCCTTTTCAGCAGGAGTGGTTTTTCGCTCTCCATAATCTTCGGTTCGATACTCATCATCACCGTTCTGTTCATGCCGCGCGGTATCGCCTATTATGCGATGAACTTCTGGTTGATGTGGGGAGAATTGCCCATCGTGTGGCTCAAGAGAAGGCTTGGCAAACCAGCTGGCAAGTTCGTTGAAACGTCGCTTGGGCGAATACACTACGTGGAAGCTGGTGAAGGAAGACCGTTGATATGCATCCACGGGAACTTCGGTTCGCTGAGATGGTTCGAACCCATTCTGGGGAAAATTCAGAATTTCAAAACCATCGCGCTGGACCTGCCGAACTTCGGTTTCTCCGACAGGAACACCCCGAGCATCGAGGCCTACACCAAGGCTGTGGAAGCATTCATTGAAAAGCTCAATTTGAAAGATGTGGTTGTTCTCGCGCACTCTCTCGGTGGGGCAGTCGGTATGAAGCTGGCTCTCGAAAGGCCAGATCTCGTCAAAGCTTTGATCTTAGTCGATCCTTGTCCGATCGACGGCTTACCCACACCGACTGAGAACCTTGCCTATCTGGAGTTCTACAAGAGGAACAGATCGATCCTGAGAAGGTCTCTCTACGGTCTGTTGAAGATCGTGAAAGATAGAAAGTTCGTTGAACAGCTGGTCGACGACGCTTTGAGGATGAATCCGGATGCGGTGTACGCGCACGCGGAGGAACTGGCAAAGTTCAACCTTACAGACCGTGTGGACAATTACCGTGTGAAAACGTTAGTCGTGTGGGGAGACATGGATCCGCTGCTCACGCGCGAACAGATGGAGAAAACAGCGAAGTGTTTGAACGCCGAGTTCGTTGTGTTCAACAACCTGGGGCACACTCCGTTCGTCGAAGCGCCGGTCGTCTTTCTGGAAAGAGTTGAAAGCTTTTTGAAGGGGGTGTGA
- a CDS encoding 3-oxoacyl-ACP synthase III family protein: protein MKYARIISSGRYVPGKIMTNQEFERLVHVTIDPYFTEQIGINHRHLSSEEETPTFMAAEAAKRALERINMKPEQIDLIIVGTDTPEAISPPDAARVQYLIGAHRAEPLAFNVNASCANGALLLDIASRYIALGDYRNVLVIGVYAMTKFLSWKYSWEALFSDGAGALILTAADEPGYLGSVARCDGSWWYNWGIYMGAGTMNLNGFERGLHKLDLRAAYPATVNEEGWPMLLNRLMQKCNFTREDIGMIFFTQVRKKTIQKVMETMGLPEEKAHMIMHKYGYTGSACVYMAYDDAYDEGKLEGLRGKVIIFLTSGVGYQQVAVAFRM, encoded by the coding sequence ATGAAGTACGCCAGGATAATCTCTTCGGGCAGGTACGTGCCAGGCAAGATCATGACGAACCAGGAATTCGAGCGGCTGGTTCACGTCACGATCGATCCTTACTTCACCGAGCAGATCGGCATCAACCACAGACACCTTTCCAGTGAGGAAGAGACACCAACGTTCATGGCGGCTGAAGCTGCGAAGAGGGCGCTCGAAAGGATCAACATGAAACCGGAACAGATCGATCTGATCATCGTCGGCACAGACACCCCGGAGGCCATTTCGCCACCGGACGCCGCGAGGGTTCAGTACCTGATCGGCGCGCACAGGGCCGAACCGTTGGCGTTCAACGTCAACGCTTCCTGCGCCAACGGAGCGTTGTTGCTGGACATCGCGTCGCGTTACATCGCATTGGGGGATTACAGGAACGTGCTGGTGATAGGTGTGTACGCCATGACCAAATTCCTGAGCTGGAAATATTCGTGGGAGGCGCTTTTCTCGGACGGAGCGGGCGCACTGATCCTCACCGCCGCGGACGAGCCGGGATATCTGGGAAGCGTTGCGCGGTGTGATGGTAGCTGGTGGTACAACTGGGGCATATACATGGGCGCCGGCACGATGAACCTCAACGGTTTCGAGAGAGGTTTACACAAGCTCGACCTGCGCGCGGCGTACCCGGCCACCGTGAACGAAGAAGGCTGGCCGATGCTTCTGAACCGTCTCATGCAGAAGTGCAATTTCACGAGAGAAGACATCGGCATGATCTTCTTCACCCAGGTGAGGAAGAAGACCATACAGAAGGTCATGGAAACGATGGGTCTGCCAGAAGAGAAGGCGCACATGATCATGCACAAGTATGGTTATACAGGCTCCGCGTGCGTCTACATGGCTTACGATGATGCGTACGATGAGGGAAAGCTCGAAGGATTGCGGGGAAAAGTCATCATATTCCTGACCTCTGGAGTGGGTTATCAGCAGGTCGCGGTGGCGTTCAGAATGTGA
- a CDS encoding alpha/beta fold hydrolase, whose amino-acid sequence MFRTSDGVEIDYEFHPGQGDVVVLLNGIFMNMRSWDFLSRDLRDRYSLLLHNFRCQWSSSNGACSFERHVRDLKELCDSLKIDRFHLVGTSYGAEVGMLFAAEHPEMVKSLVVITATARVTPHIRNCALRWRAGAETKDPTKFVISWLNDVYSESFLDSHPELLNSIVSRMEDFNFEGTVMLLDSFLQMERSPILEELGKIECPTLVVYAEHDRIKPPRFSHEIAAHIKNSVLVCVPDSGHAVVVEKPRTISYLVRAHLNSFA is encoded by the coding sequence ATGTTCAGGACCTCTGACGGTGTCGAGATCGATTACGAATTCCACCCGGGCCAGGGGGACGTGGTCGTTCTCTTAAACGGAATCTTCATGAACATGAGAAGCTGGGATTTTCTCTCGAGGGACCTCAGGGATCGTTACTCGCTGCTGTTGCACAATTTCAGATGCCAGTGGTCTTCATCCAACGGGGCGTGTTCCTTCGAAAGGCACGTTCGGGATCTGAAAGAGCTCTGCGACTCTTTGAAGATAGACCGTTTCCACCTGGTCGGTACCTCGTACGGTGCGGAGGTCGGGATGCTCTTCGCGGCAGAACATCCTGAAATGGTCAAGAGCCTCGTGGTCATAACGGCCACGGCGCGAGTGACTCCCCACATACGTAACTGTGCGTTGCGCTGGAGAGCGGGGGCTGAGACGAAAGATCCCACGAAATTCGTGATCAGCTGGTTGAACGATGTCTACAGCGAAAGTTTCCTGGACTCACACCCAGAACTTCTGAATTCCATCGTTTCACGGATGGAGGATTTCAACTTTGAAGGCACCGTGATGTTGCTCGATTCTTTTCTCCAAATGGAGCGTTCGCCGATTTTGGAAGAACTCGGAAAGATAGAGTGTCCCACGCTCGTAGTGTACGCTGAACACGACAGAATCAAACCACCGCGCTTTTCACACGAAATCGCCGCGCACATCAAAAACTCCGTTCTCGTCTGCGTACCGGATTCAGGCCACGCGGTGGTGGTAGAAAAACCGAGAACGATCTCTTACTTAGTCAGGGCGCATCTGAATTCATTCGCTTGA
- the cutA gene encoding divalent-cation tolerance protein CutA, whose amino-acid sequence MVLIYTTFPNREDCMRVCKQLLEERKIACFNAFQIQSGYWWEGKMVEDQEWAAILKTDETREDEVFEALKKLHPYSTPAIICIEAKKVDRDYLAWLVSTVSSE is encoded by the coding sequence ATGGTTCTGATCTACACCACTTTTCCTAACAGGGAAGATTGTATGAGGGTGTGCAAACAGTTGCTCGAGGAAAGGAAGATCGCGTGCTTCAACGCCTTTCAGATTCAATCCGGTTACTGGTGGGAAGGGAAAATGGTGGAAGATCAGGAGTGGGCGGCGATATTGAAAACCGATGAGACCAGAGAAGACGAGGTCTTCGAAGCTCTGAAAAAGCTTCATCCATACAGTACACCTGCGATCATCTGCATCGAGGCAAAGAAGGTGGACAGAGATTACCTCGCCTGGCTCGTTTCGACGGTCTCAAGCGAATGA
- a CDS encoding NAD(P)/FAD-dependent oxidoreductase, with protein sequence MRIAVIGAGVVGSLIARELCKYDVEVLLIEKNLDVGWGVTKANSAILHAGYDDPVGSVRSKFCSAGNSMYTELSRELDFEIKRTGSYVLAFNDEEIAVLHKLLKQGEKNNVPGLELHDRDTILSKEPRVNPEVKMGLWAPTAGITEPWMVAIAAVENALENGLKLFLNEEVVDFERQNGRIVEIVTNRAKHRVDVVINAAGLFADELAKRAGTEFVPLHPRKGEYILLDKKLGSTVSSIIFPTPTEKSKGILVLPTIDGGLLLGPTAEDLPSDRKHDLSTTSQGLEAVKGFVLKLVPGIDFSMVVKTFAGLRPESPQKDFFIRASDSVRNFVNVMAMRSPGLTAAPAIAKYVVEEILQQQLGLKLSLKSDFNPLRKGIKKYAELSVEEWQKAVKENPAAGRMVCFCNEVTEAEIIEAIRRGARTLDGVKFRTRAMFGRCQGGFCMSRILKILERQLGLDASKIVLKSPNSWIVDGKVRE encoded by the coding sequence TTGCGCATCGCGGTGATAGGTGCGGGTGTCGTGGGTTCTCTGATCGCGAGGGAACTGTGCAAGTACGATGTGGAAGTACTGCTCATAGAGAAAAATCTGGACGTCGGCTGGGGCGTCACGAAGGCCAATTCCGCGATCCTTCACGCCGGTTACGACGATCCCGTGGGCAGCGTGAGGTCGAAGTTCTGCAGCGCGGGAAATTCGATGTATACAGAGCTGTCACGGGAACTGGATTTCGAAATCAAAAGGACAGGTTCCTACGTCCTCGCGTTCAACGATGAGGAGATCGCCGTTCTGCACAAACTTCTCAAACAAGGCGAAAAGAACAACGTTCCAGGTCTCGAACTGCACGATCGCGACACGATCCTGTCGAAAGAGCCGAGGGTCAATCCGGAGGTGAAGATGGGGCTCTGGGCTCCGACGGCGGGCATAACCGAGCCCTGGATGGTCGCGATAGCCGCCGTGGAGAACGCACTCGAGAACGGTTTGAAGCTTTTCCTGAACGAAGAGGTCGTCGATTTCGAAAGGCAGAACGGGAGGATCGTTGAGATCGTCACGAACAGGGCGAAGCACCGGGTGGACGTCGTCATCAACGCCGCGGGATTGTTCGCCGACGAACTCGCAAAACGCGCAGGTACCGAGTTCGTGCCTCTGCACCCGAGGAAGGGCGAGTACATTCTGCTCGATAAAAAACTTGGTAGCACTGTCAGTTCCATCATTTTCCCCACGCCAACAGAGAAATCGAAAGGAATCCTCGTCTTACCCACCATAGATGGCGGTCTTCTTTTAGGTCCCACCGCAGAAGACCTACCGAGCGACAGGAAGCACGATCTTTCGACGACGAGTCAGGGTCTCGAAGCGGTGAAGGGATTCGTTCTGAAACTCGTTCCGGGGATCGACTTTTCGATGGTGGTGAAAACCTTCGCGGGCTTAAGACCTGAAAGTCCCCAGAAGGACTTCTTCATACGCGCGAGCGATTCTGTGAGAAACTTCGTCAACGTCATGGCGATGAGATCGCCCGGTCTGACCGCCGCTCCCGCGATAGCAAAATACGTCGTCGAGGAGATCTTGCAGCAGCAACTCGGATTGAAATTATCCCTCAAGAGTGATTTCAATCCGCTGCGGAAGGGCATCAAGAAATACGCCGAACTGAGCGTTGAGGAATGGCAGAAGGCCGTGAAGGAAAATCCCGCGGCGGGAAGGATGGTCTGTTTCTGCAACGAGGTGACCGAGGCGGAGATAATCGAGGCGATCAGGCGAGGTGCCAGAACGCTGGACGGTGTGAAGTTCAGGACGCGGGCCATGTTCGGTCGCTGTCAGGGTGGTTTCTGCATGAGCAGGATTCTGAAAATCCTGGAGAGACAGCTCGGTCTGGACGCGTCGAAGATCGTTCTCAAATCTCCCAACAGCTGGATCGTCGACGGGAAGGTGAGAGAATGA
- a CDS encoding NAD(P)/FAD-dependent oxidoreductase — MKTDVLVIGAGAAGMAAAIAAAKNGLKVIVAERDEVTGGILNQCIHNGFGLHYFKEELTGPEYAERFRERLSEYTDAIQVLTDCHVLKLNRDKKALLVSPRGVFELETKVVIYAAGARERPFGSLMIPGDRPSGIFTAGVAQRLMNIDNRKIGNRALIVGSGDIGMIMARRLTLEGTEVVGVVERLPYPGGLLRNVIQCLKDFDIPLYLSSTVVEVRGKERLEEVVVANVDEHFKPIPGTEKIFKVDTLVLSVGLIPQVEMLDGLVSLDARTRGIACSSTGQSSCEWIFAAGNCTAIFDLVDYVTREGERAGEYASRYVVGERFTRNVPIVPGENVMLTFPNSYSDVDDLTLYVRCRKPMEKAVLKVGSFERVFEDLIPSEMIVVRVPKQKLMGLDRIEVTLAEV, encoded by the coding sequence ATGAAGACCGACGTGCTCGTCATAGGTGCCGGGGCTGCCGGAATGGCGGCGGCGATCGCGGCGGCGAAAAACGGATTGAAGGTGATCGTTGCGGAGAGGGACGAGGTCACCGGCGGCATCCTGAACCAGTGCATCCACAACGGTTTCGGCCTTCACTATTTCAAAGAGGAGCTGACAGGCCCGGAATACGCAGAGAGGTTTCGCGAAAGGCTCAGTGAGTATACCGATGCGATACAGGTTCTGACCGACTGCCACGTGCTGAAACTGAACAGAGACAAAAAGGCTCTGCTCGTTTCACCGAGGGGCGTGTTCGAACTCGAAACGAAAGTCGTGATATACGCAGCCGGAGCCCGAGAAAGGCCTTTCGGTTCGCTGATGATACCTGGCGATAGGCCTTCCGGCATATTCACCGCCGGTGTGGCCCAGAGGTTGATGAACATAGACAACAGAAAGATAGGGAACAGGGCGCTCATCGTCGGTTCGGGTGACATCGGCATGATCATGGCGAGAAGGTTGACCCTGGAAGGAACGGAAGTGGTGGGGGTGGTTGAAAGGCTGCCTTACCCTGGAGGATTGCTCAGGAACGTGATACAGTGCCTGAAGGATTTCGATATACCTTTGTATCTGTCGAGCACGGTGGTGGAAGTCAGGGGAAAGGAGAGGCTCGAAGAGGTTGTTGTCGCCAACGTAGACGAACATTTCAAACCCATACCAGGCACGGAGAAGATCTTCAAAGTCGACACGCTCGTTCTTTCGGTAGGCCTCATACCACAGGTTGAGATGCTGGATGGCCTCGTATCGCTCGATGCAAGGACCAGGGGGATCGCCTGCTCCAGTACAGGTCAATCCTCCTGCGAGTGGATCTTCGCGGCCGGTAACTGCACCGCGATCTTCGATCTCGTCGATTACGTGACCAGGGAAGGCGAGCGCGCCGGTGAGTACGCCTCACGCTACGTTGTGGGAGAACGCTTCACTCGAAACGTTCCGATCGTTCCGGGAGAGAACGTCATGCTCACCTTTCCGAACTCTTACAGCGACGTCGACGATCTGACTCTGTACGTCAGGTGCAGAAAGCCCATGGAAAAGGCCGTGCTCAAAGTCGGAAGTTTCGAAAGAGTGTTCGAAGATCTGATTCCGAGCGAAATGATCGTTGTGAGAGTCCCCAAACAGAAGCTGATGGGACTCGACAGGATCGAAGTGACGCTTGCGGAGGTGTGA
- a CDS encoding DUF1667 domain-containing protein produces the protein MEKLVCVLCPMGCKIKYEAVDGKIVSVEGNRCPRGIAYLEDELKEPKRIVPTSVKVLNGEMPLVSVKTSKPIPKRLIPQFMDLIKKVEVQAPVNVGDVIVRNVLNSGADVVATRSVKRIGSA, from the coding sequence ATGGAGAAACTCGTCTGCGTGCTGTGCCCGATGGGCTGTAAGATAAAGTACGAGGCCGTTGACGGAAAGATCGTATCGGTCGAAGGCAACCGCTGTCCGAGAGGCATCGCGTATCTGGAAGACGAACTGAAGGAGCCAAAGAGGATCGTACCGACAAGCGTTAAAGTCCTCAACGGCGAAATGCCACTGGTGTCTGTGAAGACATCCAAACCCATTCCAAAAAGGTTGATTCCACAGTTCATGGATCTGATCAAAAAGGTTGAAGTCCAAGCTCCCGTGAATGTGGGAGACGTGATTGTGAGGAACGTCCTCAACAGCGGTGCAGACGTGGTCGCAACTCGGAGCGTCAAGAGGATCGGCTCAGCTTAG
- a CDS encoding glycerol-3-phosphate responsive antiterminator, producing MKNEKYFAYPIVPALRSGEKLHRAAESLATSVFLLYGDLLELKRVVEFFHQHGKKVFVHLDLVKGLGKDESAVEYLKVEVGADGVITTKGNLIDVAKKVGLIPIQRVFLLDSQSLATGISQVKTHRPEYIEVLPGLIPDLIQQILQETGIPVITGGLVKTAQQVLEALRKGAIAVSTSEESLWNLKLS from the coding sequence ATGAAAAATGAGAAGTACTTCGCTTACCCCATAGTGCCGGCTCTGAGGAGCGGTGAAAAACTGCACCGTGCGGCTGAGAGTCTGGCGACCTCGGTCTTTCTCCTCTACGGGGATCTGCTCGAACTGAAGCGTGTCGTCGAATTCTTTCACCAGCACGGAAAGAAGGTCTTCGTACATCTGGATCTGGTGAAAGGACTCGGTAAAGACGAGAGCGCGGTCGAATATCTCAAGGTTGAGGTGGGGGCGGACGGCGTGATAACCACGAAAGGAAACCTCATAGACGTTGCGAAGAAGGTGGGACTGATACCCATTCAGAGGGTCTTCCTCCTCGATTCCCAATCGCTGGCCACCGGCATCTCGCAGGTGAAAACGCACAGGCCAGAATACATAGAGGTCCTTCCAGGATTGATACCTGACCTGATCCAGCAGATCCTTCAGGAAACCGGTATACCCGTTATAACCGGAGGACTCGTCAAGACCGCACAGCAGGTACTCGAAGCGCTCAGGAAAGGTGCGATCGCCGTCTCGACGAGTGAAGAGAGCCTGTGGAATTTGAAGCTAAGCTGA